A window of the Acidovorax sp. YS12 genome harbors these coding sequences:
- a CDS encoding DUF3800 domain-containing protein, with protein sequence MTQIFIDESGIFKTAPTDNNPWSVVGALAIAEQNLERLKLVVEGLPAQLGLAEGAEPKGTCFRSDEQLICFVEQLKLCNLVFVPGVVFLDETQKHLFEKVAGIDRELLEEGKSIFSSKTLQNYIQSNVLLDLLNAALWGSVLHFSRTDPLSLQAFKWMIDEKDIVEKFVSSKINDFIAGYGNNFTHVIAPSQSMNIKPFYESNGAPDCSGFFPRKVFGNFGFYESKSLPGLIAVDILSNAFRRCLRGHWDDPETVATALGTLMVDQKPHLTIKPREAGLQFNSTILPIADKFKFLTGAKHAIIDRLLSGIPTR encoded by the coding sequence ATGACACAAATTTTCATTGACGAATCTGGCATCTTCAAGACTGCGCCGACTGACAATAATCCGTGGAGCGTCGTTGGCGCATTAGCGATCGCTGAGCAGAATCTGGAGCGACTTAAATTGGTTGTTGAAGGCTTGCCCGCCCAACTTGGGTTGGCGGAGGGCGCTGAGCCGAAAGGAACATGCTTTAGGAGCGATGAACAACTGATTTGCTTCGTAGAGCAGCTCAAGCTTTGTAATCTCGTTTTCGTCCCCGGCGTGGTCTTTCTAGACGAGACCCAGAAGCATCTCTTCGAGAAAGTTGCTGGAATCGACCGCGAATTGCTAGAGGAAGGTAAGAGCATCTTCAGCTCGAAGACCTTGCAAAACTACATTCAGTCAAACGTACTCCTGGATTTGCTCAACGCTGCGTTGTGGGGCAGCGTCTTGCATTTCTCGCGAACCGATCCCCTCTCGCTGCAAGCCTTCAAGTGGATGATTGACGAGAAAGATATTGTCGAGAAATTTGTTTCCTCCAAGATCAACGACTTTATTGCAGGATACGGGAATAACTTCACCCATGTCATCGCCCCCTCGCAGAGTATGAATATCAAGCCCTTCTACGAAAGCAATGGCGCCCCTGACTGTTCGGGCTTCTTTCCCCGAAAAGTGTTTGGCAACTTCGGATTTTACGAATCCAAATCACTGCCAGGCCTTATCGCAGTTGACATTCTTTCAAACGCATTCAGACGCTGCCTGCGTGGACATTGGGATGATCCGGAAACGGTGGCGACAGCACTCGGTACGCTGATGGTCGATCAGAAACCGCACTTGACGATCAAGCCTAGAGAGGCTGGTCTGCAGTTCAACTCGACGATATTACCCATCGCAGACAAGTTTAAGTTTCTTACTGGCGCCAAGCATGCCATCATCGACCGCCTCCTTAGCGGCATCCCAACACGCTAA
- a CDS encoding DNA/RNA non-specific endonuclease: protein MAQRLNRRLLEDADEKRADRFFADARLPRDERAELEDYKGSGYSRGHMAPAGDMPTPSAMAQSFSLANVVPQNIQHNSGAWAKIEQDTRRYALRAQGDVYVITGPVSTRESESIGPHSVKVPTYLFKLVYDATTGRAWAHWQANREGERVSRPISYAELVRRTGIEFLPSRVN from the coding sequence GTGGCCCAGCGGCTCAACCGGCGCCTGCTCGAAGACGCCGACGAGAAGCGCGCCGACCGCTTCTTCGCCGATGCGAGGCTGCCGCGTGATGAGCGTGCGGAGCTGGAGGACTACAAGGGTTCAGGCTACTCCCGTGGTCATATGGCACCGGCCGGCGACATGCCTACGCCTTCGGCCATGGCCCAGAGCTTCTCCCTAGCGAATGTGGTCCCGCAAAACATCCAGCACAACAGCGGGGCCTGGGCCAAGATCGAACAAGACACGCGGCGCTATGCGCTGCGCGCCCAAGGCGACGTGTATGTGATCACGGGCCCAGTGTCTACGCGCGAAAGCGAGAGCATCGGCCCCCATAGCGTGAAGGTGCCCACCTACCTCTTCAAGCTGGTGTACGACGCCACCACCGGCCGCGCCTGGGCGCACTGGCAAGCCAATCGCGAAGGTGAGCGTGTATCACGGCCTATCAGCTATGCGGAGCTGGTTCGACGCACAGGGATTGAGTTCCTGCCCAGCCGTGTGAACTGA
- a CDS encoding TniQ family protein: MNMLVQPAPLPEEMDRGYLGRIMRINGYRSPKEMVEAIAAHFGEEGRTRRELTTHELLSCMAGMTTEHFAQRHTTLPLRRGVTSYFPALVHGSTERRSLLCISGTLRKYPAAFFCKECVEADVKFHGASYWRRDLQTPGQMWCPKHMKPLHFVAAADPFAASPSMFMEVADQIPEEWMKPAIGNAYVERYLELVAALYDRTTPLSVELIAPLLRDTGSAQGFKSNAASKQGTLISDRVKELLPEEWLSTVFHEVVSKAPGVYLHQVDGALYLRKSASSVIAYLLVLSVLFESADQAINALVDACNGKVVPALRPRLAQRRVPGMDELLAQYADSKGVHAEVARQLELPVHTVRKTLCDLGLPSLPECDVNSEVGAVAALRAYYLGKRSYTSCLEISGMTEARFDTLMRQCGPKLAIALDQMSSKIRNRPRARQAKGLLPPREHGAAAALATDQLRETLLQNCAQKL, encoded by the coding sequence ATGAACATGCTTGTGCAGCCAGCCCCTTTGCCAGAGGAAATGGACCGAGGCTACCTGGGGCGGATCATGCGGATCAATGGGTACAGGTCGCCGAAGGAGATGGTCGAGGCGATTGCTGCGCACTTTGGCGAGGAAGGCCGAACACGCCGTGAATTGACGACGCACGAGCTTCTCAGCTGCATGGCTGGGATGACTACAGAGCACTTTGCGCAGCGCCACACGACCCTGCCATTGCGCAGAGGGGTTACTTCCTACTTTCCTGCGCTCGTGCATGGCAGTACCGAGAGAAGAAGTCTGCTGTGCATAAGCGGGACTCTCCGAAAGTACCCCGCGGCCTTCTTCTGCAAGGAGTGTGTCGAGGCAGACGTTAAATTTCATGGGGCCAGTTACTGGCGCAGGGACTTGCAGACGCCGGGCCAGATGTGGTGTCCCAAGCACATGAAGCCGTTGCACTTTGTCGCGGCAGCAGATCCCTTCGCTGCATCCCCATCCATGTTTATGGAGGTAGCAGATCAGATCCCTGAAGAGTGGATGAAGCCCGCCATTGGCAATGCCTATGTGGAGCGATACCTAGAGCTGGTTGCCGCACTCTACGATAGAACTACCCCTTTGAGCGTTGAGCTCATTGCGCCCTTACTCCGGGATACAGGAAGCGCGCAGGGTTTCAAGTCAAACGCTGCGTCTAAGCAGGGGACGCTGATCAGCGACCGCGTGAAGGAACTGCTTCCCGAAGAGTGGCTGAGCACCGTGTTTCACGAAGTGGTCTCAAAAGCTCCGGGTGTGTATCTCCACCAAGTGGATGGGGCGCTCTATTTGCGCAAGTCGGCATCGTCCGTGATTGCCTACCTGCTGGTGTTGTCTGTGCTATTCGAGAGCGCCGACCAAGCCATCAATGCACTGGTGGATGCTTGCAATGGAAAGGTCGTGCCTGCCTTGCGCCCACGATTGGCGCAACGCCGTGTTCCCGGCATGGATGAGCTCCTGGCGCAGTATGCCGATTCGAAAGGGGTACATGCGGAGGTTGCCCGGCAGCTAGAGCTGCCCGTTCATACCGTTCGAAAGACGCTGTGTGATCTTGGCTTGCCTAGCCTGCCTGAGTGTGATGTGAACTCGGAAGTTGGCGCTGTAGCCGCTTTGAGGGCCTACTATCTGGGCAAGCGCTCCTACACCTCATGTCTGGAAATCTCAGGTATGACAGAAGCACGGTTCGATACGCTTATGCGTCAGTGTGGGCCGAAGCTGGCTATCGCCCTTGACCAGATGAGTTCGAAGATCAGAAACCGACCAAGGGCGCGGCAAGCGAAAGGGCTGCTGCCTCCCCGAGAGCATGGCGCCGCAGCAGCGCTCGCCACAGATCAGCTCCGGGAGACACTGCTCCAGAACTGCGCCCAAAAGCTGTGA
- a CDS encoding helix-turn-helix transcriptional regulator yields the protein MSGEPKISKGRPFGSRSFEPKSVLAFGQVVRELRLVAGVSQEDLAHRSSLERAHVGRIERGENQPTLWVILKLAEGLGVTPGVLLDQTVGKMRNADRAA from the coding sequence ATGTCGGGCGAGCCGAAGATCAGCAAAGGAAGGCCTTTCGGCTCACGCAGTTTCGAGCCCAAGTCGGTGCTCGCCTTCGGTCAGGTCGTGCGAGAACTGCGTCTAGTGGCGGGTGTATCGCAGGAGGATTTGGCCCATCGCTCCAGCCTGGAACGTGCACATGTGGGGCGAATCGAGCGCGGCGAGAATCAGCCGACGCTGTGGGTGATTCTCAAATTGGCCGAAGGATTGGGCGTGACGCCTGGCGTGTTGCTGGACCAGACGGTGGGGAAGATGCGGAACGCCGATAGAGCTGCTTAG
- a CDS encoding TnsA endonuclease N-terminal domain-containing protein — MRTEKRFTPKVLGRFLREGRGDGTYADYVPWHCVSRGDPSSRGRSHLIVWRNRQRELLSDQEWAGLNFAGLIPNLVDLVEQFPLSQESATHEISRWQVGSGLKHYPGTLEIARSLDIKHPKLTEGDQSHVWTSTTDLLLVLQNRCGALELLAVSCKPTSALTRRTKELLLLEKTYWLHRGVDWLLITPDQYEKSVALTLRRTSPWGFDNPTSESEIRVACQAVRSMPWHPYSDVIHHLTGSFGGDTQRHAAQRALWQAVWRGLLPVDLRRGWRPSQPLTLLSVEAFSSLNPILARRSACL; from the coding sequence ATGCGGACCGAAAAACGCTTCACGCCTAAAGTCCTTGGACGCTTCTTGAGAGAAGGCCGAGGTGACGGCACCTACGCAGACTACGTCCCTTGGCATTGTGTTTCCCGCGGTGATCCATCCAGCAGAGGGCGTTCCCATCTAATTGTCTGGCGAAACCGCCAGCGTGAACTTCTTTCTGACCAGGAGTGGGCCGGGCTGAACTTCGCAGGCCTGATCCCGAATCTGGTCGACCTCGTGGAGCAGTTCCCGCTGAGTCAAGAGAGCGCCACACATGAGATTTCACGCTGGCAAGTGGGCTCCGGATTGAAGCACTATCCGGGAACCCTTGAGATAGCTCGATCACTAGACATCAAGCACCCGAAGCTTACAGAGGGAGACCAGTCCCACGTCTGGACCAGTACCACTGACTTGTTACTGGTTCTCCAGAATCGCTGCGGAGCTCTGGAACTCCTCGCTGTCTCCTGCAAACCGACGAGCGCCCTCACCAGGCGCACCAAGGAGCTTCTTCTTCTGGAAAAGACCTATTGGTTGCACCGTGGCGTGGATTGGCTGCTCATCACTCCAGACCAGTATGAAAAAAGTGTGGCCCTCACCCTTCGCCGAACCTCGCCATGGGGATTCGACAACCCTACATCCGAGTCCGAAATCCGCGTCGCGTGCCAGGCGGTTCGTTCCATGCCCTGGCACCCGTACTCGGATGTGATCCATCACCTAACAGGCAGCTTCGGCGGTGATACACAGCGACACGCAGCACAGCGAGCGCTGTGGCAAGCAGTCTGGCGTGGTCTGCTGCCTGTTGATCTCCGTCGGGGATGGAGGCCTTCCCAGCCTTTGACCTTGCTCTCCGTGGAAGCGTTTTCTTCTCTCAACCCCATCTTGGCGCGGAGATCTGCATGTCTCTGA
- a CDS encoding helix-turn-helix domain-containing protein: MVDPPVAASNRRMRRKTTDQIVAAPGCQYKTCLRISHEIASHFRQLSGTFGIGSRAFSLMDHVTSQRCSITQTTPSRQCSTVLFGELLFELRKARQLSQRQLARKAGLPPSLISELENTRRMPPSGKVVAALVKALRATPFEWQLLAEAAEQERTGLGLKVGKKTPRHVAELLREIATLSHQLSPAKVQSLRVVLGEVSMQ; the protein is encoded by the coding sequence ATGGTCGATCCGCCAGTAGCAGCTTCCAACAGAAGGATGCGTCGCAAAACAACTGATCAGATTGTTGCCGCTCCGGGCTGTCAATACAAAACATGCCTGCGCATTTCACACGAAATTGCATCGCATTTCAGGCAGCTATCAGGTACTTTCGGCATAGGCTCACGCGCCTTTTCGCTCATGGATCACGTCACGTCGCAGCGCTGTTCGATCACACAAACCACTCCTTCTCGGCAGTGCAGCACCGTCCTCTTCGGCGAACTGCTCTTTGAGCTCCGAAAGGCGCGTCAGTTGAGTCAGCGGCAACTCGCGCGGAAGGCAGGCTTGCCCCCATCACTGATCTCTGAGTTGGAGAACACAAGACGCATGCCACCTTCTGGCAAGGTCGTCGCCGCCCTTGTTAAAGCTCTCCGAGCAACGCCATTCGAATGGCAACTTCTCGCCGAAGCTGCCGAACAAGAACGCACAGGCCTAGGGCTCAAGGTAGGTAAGAAAACTCCCCGACACGTGGCCGAGCTGCTCAGGGAGATAGCCACGCTCAGTCATCAGCTATCTCCGGCCAAAGTGCAGTCACTGCGGGTCGTCCTTGGGGAGGTAAGCATGCAATAA
- a CDS encoding DDE-type integrase/transposase/recombinase, which produces MSLMHNQLYRLTTDTHGLSAGIYRVVIDDAIADAVLCVLISPITPPVKIRGGRPRIEALKRQKRFPKPPLVGTLHKVVRQDFLDLIESHELIALSLDLPGLYYQKIEQPNAVSAFEKRCQIMEQFLDHEKLKEGLLVHGSLSGLVQEAVTKHQVSRSHVYRLWSILCMFGLTRISLRARWDKCGGRGKRRDLSGESPRKKAGRKTFAQRLSKLLHGCWGEPLQPGMNVIWRVKIMVADKGTPTPKPSMPERYKRIVASQFTTAMRYDDNGNIVAVDLEKGQYPNYQQVKRVLTEEVEEIDRIREKTSKGHFERALRGLSGCSWEGVEGPGLMYAIDSTIGDVYLRSSIDPTWIIGRPVVYVIVDVFSTAVVGFYVCLTGPSWDTAQVSIFNTVASTELLSDLWGYDMRQSLFPAPTLPARLLCDRGEYLSKRAKATGMKLLTTLSYTAPFRPDLKGVVEVMHRIMKNVQYNFIPGAMDARRKEYDLRRSNPAAATMSVRQYMQFLHECFYIYNLTADRSKRLDAHMIAQGVFPSPSGLWHWGHAMGIGFSRAQSQAELITQLLPEANARVTQHGVMFRTNRYIAPIVETERWTTRVRSVKGSWEIPAQYYPGSVSRIWIPYERGTGLIDLTLSDHSRADPALTHDEVVDAFALQKLKAADIAHQRVEQAVLGYYRMELIRKHALEETRAARQRAKGLKPTIREARAFENELAGQLMVGEVRGSVKTRAESKSNYDAMMSDLYVTMDAEAANA; this is translated from the coding sequence ATGTCTCTGATGCACAACCAGTTGTACCGGCTGACCACCGACACCCACGGGCTTTCTGCGGGAATCTACCGAGTCGTCATAGATGACGCTATCGCCGATGCCGTACTTTGTGTGTTGATCAGCCCAATCACACCTCCCGTCAAGATTCGGGGTGGTCGGCCAAGAATCGAAGCACTGAAGCGCCAGAAGCGCTTTCCCAAACCACCTCTCGTGGGCACCCTGCACAAAGTGGTGCGACAAGACTTCCTCGATCTGATTGAGAGCCATGAATTGATCGCACTCAGCCTGGATCTTCCTGGCCTGTACTACCAAAAGATCGAACAGCCAAATGCTGTGAGCGCTTTCGAGAAACGATGCCAAATCATGGAACAGTTTCTCGACCACGAGAAGCTCAAAGAAGGCCTTCTGGTTCACGGCAGTCTCTCGGGCCTGGTACAAGAAGCCGTGACGAAACATCAGGTAAGCCGATCGCACGTATACCGGCTCTGGTCAATCCTCTGCATGTTCGGCCTTACCCGGATCAGCCTCCGAGCGCGCTGGGACAAGTGCGGAGGCCGCGGAAAACGCCGAGACTTGTCAGGCGAAAGTCCCCGGAAGAAAGCGGGCAGAAAGACATTCGCCCAACGGCTTTCAAAACTGCTGCACGGCTGCTGGGGCGAGCCCCTTCAGCCCGGGATGAACGTTATCTGGCGCGTAAAAATCATGGTCGCCGACAAGGGCACGCCGACACCAAAGCCTTCGATGCCTGAGCGCTATAAACGCATCGTCGCCAGTCAGTTCACCACAGCAATGCGCTATGACGACAACGGCAACATCGTGGCTGTAGACCTCGAGAAAGGCCAGTATCCCAACTATCAGCAGGTCAAGCGGGTACTGACGGAGGAAGTCGAAGAAATCGACCGAATCCGGGAGAAGACAAGCAAAGGACACTTCGAACGCGCCCTTCGAGGCTTGTCTGGATGCAGTTGGGAAGGTGTCGAAGGCCCCGGGCTGATGTATGCCATTGACTCGACCATCGGTGACGTCTATCTGCGCTCATCGATAGACCCCACATGGATCATCGGCCGTCCGGTCGTCTACGTCATCGTGGATGTTTTCTCGACAGCCGTTGTTGGCTTTTATGTTTGTCTCACCGGACCCAGTTGGGATACCGCCCAAGTGAGCATCTTCAACACGGTCGCTTCTACCGAACTCCTGAGTGATCTGTGGGGATACGACATGCGGCAGTCCCTGTTCCCGGCGCCTACCCTCCCCGCAAGGCTGCTCTGCGATCGAGGGGAGTACCTGTCCAAGCGTGCAAAGGCCACTGGCATGAAGTTGCTCACTACGCTCAGCTACACCGCCCCCTTCCGTCCCGATCTGAAAGGCGTGGTGGAAGTGATGCATCGCATCATGAAAAACGTGCAGTACAACTTCATCCCTGGTGCCATGGATGCCCGCCGCAAGGAGTATGACCTGCGCCGTTCAAACCCCGCAGCAGCCACCATGTCGGTGCGTCAGTACATGCAGTTTCTTCACGAGTGCTTCTATATCTACAACCTGACTGCAGACCGCAGCAAACGCTTGGACGCACACATGATTGCGCAAGGAGTATTCCCCAGCCCTTCCGGCCTCTGGCATTGGGGCCATGCGATGGGGATTGGCTTCTCACGCGCACAGTCGCAGGCGGAGTTGATCACTCAGTTGCTGCCCGAGGCCAACGCACGCGTGACCCAACACGGCGTCATGTTCCGAACCAATCGCTATATCGCACCGATCGTAGAGACTGAACGGTGGACCACTCGCGTCCGATCAGTCAAGGGCAGTTGGGAAATCCCTGCTCAATACTACCCCGGCTCTGTTTCACGGATCTGGATTCCCTACGAGCGCGGAACAGGCCTGATCGATCTCACACTTTCAGACCATTCCCGTGCTGATCCCGCACTCACCCACGACGAGGTGGTTGATGCTTTTGCGCTCCAGAAGCTCAAGGCAGCAGACATTGCACACCAGCGCGTGGAGCAAGCAGTACTTGGCTACTACCGCATGGAACTCATCCGCAAGCACGCCCTTGAAGAAACTCGGGCAGCACGCCAACGTGCAAAAGGGCTCAAACCAACTATCCGCGAAGCACGCGCCTTTGAAAATGAGCTTGCTGGTCAGTTGATGGTGGGTGAAGTTCGGGGATCGGTCAAGACACGCGCTGAATCCAAGTCCAACTATGACGCGATGATGAGCGATCTGTACGTGACGATGGATGCGGAGGCTGCAAATGCCTAA
- a CDS encoding DUF2384 domain-containing protein, translating into MMPPTQSLKVTEVAKLKRGSSNGRPTSRRPTVVLAWPTSLCSSGRRPFQHERFFVNAYKAPLFDLVEMVKLGIPAEVIAQLAEHMRIPPKRLTDTLGLSQAGVQRKVAQQRSLTTSESSRVLGLVRMIEQVQLMVHESRKPEPFDAAAWLAGWLEQALPALGGCTPAEFMDTAEGQAMVAQLLAQAHSGTYA; encoded by the coding sequence ATGATGCCGCCCACACAATCCCTCAAGGTCACCGAAGTGGCGAAGCTTAAGCGAGGCTCTTCCAATGGTCGACCAACGAGTCGTCGCCCGACAGTGGTGCTTGCGTGGCCCACCTCGCTGTGCTCATCTGGCCGTCGGCCGTTTCAACATGAGCGCTTCTTTGTCAATGCCTATAAGGCGCCGCTCTTCGATTTGGTGGAGATGGTCAAGCTGGGCATTCCTGCCGAGGTGATTGCCCAGTTGGCGGAGCACATGCGCATTCCGCCAAAACGATTGACGGACACGTTGGGCCTCTCGCAGGCCGGCGTGCAACGCAAGGTTGCGCAACAGCGGTCCCTGACGACGTCCGAGTCCTCCCGCGTGCTGGGCTTGGTTCGGATGATTGAACAGGTGCAGCTCATGGTCCATGAGTCAAGAAAGCCTGAGCCATTCGATGCAGCAGCGTGGCTGGCAGGCTGGCTGGAGCAAGCGCTGCCCGCTCTGGGTGGGTGCACACCCGCCGAATTCATGGACACGGCAGAAGGCCAGGCGATGGTCGCACAGTTGTTGGCGCAAGCACATAGTGGCACGTATGCCTGA
- a CDS encoding AAA family ATPase translates to MVELPPRPPKDIASVPHHIRLHMLMCVRDFHVPSVEECQLYETMDLMIRQNYRHLHPSASSTWSMISGEDARYRLPVTAPTFGAAVAGVSGSGKTQAIRRCLNTFPQIVQHTSFFRMVNGLQQVVWLSLDVPAGGKATDLAAALMTAWKKTTGSTRFDKTLSGEWRNGAQMLDEWRQVASAHFLGLLHLDEVQNFFKLPTLGSRRKRKLGEPLPELRIIEDQSLKWILTALNEWQIPLLVSGTPDGFGALTKRLSNAERIVTSGYHAFKHFWADNDEAFRKHFLPRLGAYQFVARPLPITEALSDLILEKTAGVQRLIIALWIAAHRVAFERSDDDLRLDDFKIAADTFLAPVAPAVVALHSNDPGRLAMYEDLSPQDHSFWAQFWSSVSRS, encoded by the coding sequence TTGGTGGAACTCCCACCCCGCCCACCCAAAGACATTGCGTCCGTTCCGCACCACATCCGCTTGCACATGCTGATGTGCGTGCGAGATTTTCATGTGCCCAGCGTGGAGGAATGCCAGCTGTACGAGACGATGGATTTGATGATCCGGCAAAACTACCGCCACCTGCATCCGTCGGCCTCTAGTACATGGAGCATGATCAGCGGTGAGGATGCCCGCTACAGGCTACCTGTGACCGCACCGACGTTCGGTGCGGCAGTCGCGGGGGTTTCAGGATCTGGCAAAACACAGGCGATCCGCCGTTGCCTCAACACCTTTCCTCAGATCGTCCAGCACACATCATTTTTCCGGATGGTCAACGGGTTGCAGCAGGTGGTGTGGCTTTCACTGGATGTACCTGCGGGAGGCAAGGCCACCGATCTGGCAGCAGCGCTTATGACAGCGTGGAAAAAGACGACCGGCAGCACTCGCTTCGACAAGACGCTTTCTGGAGAGTGGCGCAATGGCGCGCAAATGCTCGATGAGTGGCGCCAAGTGGCGTCCGCTCATTTCCTCGGTCTTCTGCATCTGGACGAAGTTCAGAATTTCTTCAAACTACCGACCCTGGGTAGCCGAAGGAAACGCAAGTTAGGCGAGCCGCTACCAGAGCTGCGCATCATCGAGGATCAGTCTCTCAAGTGGATCCTCACTGCGCTGAACGAGTGGCAGATTCCGCTGCTGGTGTCAGGCACACCAGATGGCTTCGGTGCACTGACCAAGCGCCTGAGCAACGCGGAGCGGATCGTCACATCGGGCTATCACGCCTTCAAACACTTCTGGGCAGACAACGACGAGGCGTTCCGGAAGCACTTTCTGCCAAGGCTGGGAGCTTACCAATTCGTTGCTCGCCCTCTCCCGATCACAGAGGCGTTGAGCGACCTCATCCTCGAGAAAACTGCTGGCGTGCAACGCTTGATCATCGCGTTGTGGATCGCAGCACACCGGGTGGCTTTCGAGCGCAGTGATGACGACCTTCGCCTGGATGACTTCAAGATTGCCGCGGACACGTTTCTTGCACCAGTGGCTCCGGCCGTTGTGGCTTTACACAGCAATGATCCAGGACGGCTTGCCATGTACGAAGATCTCTCGCCCCAAGATCACAGCTTTTGGGCGCAGTTCTGGAGCAGTGTCTCCCGGAGCTGA
- a CDS encoding TniQ family protein → MPETDSLFADYQLLSWLPDETFFSLVSRHHQLWGHPIAAQTCQLIFSSARAGTHHDLPNSLSVFVQRTNAMLGDASSIAKERTLLKFYAAFVPTAETENAVACMSSPSVAHLKLRLGILTSRFRANHPLKACPECIEQDLRETGWTYWHLKHQLPGVWTCTKHQQLLLQSALKANGVERFQWLLPRLSEMHSAGLEHGDVSSRFVLLSLAELVEHLVQSRAHQPLLQGALHEVYRVELRRRGWLTAAGNLRMAQIAKAFLGHCTLLRHIPEFVALPEDEASMETQLGRLLRPPRSGTHPLRHLLLIHWLFGDAQHFERAMGSPGTNCQAPPQDNALPTSPVVDPRIDHLCRLVSKEGHSVREAANLVGIDPQTALVWAARGGIEVSRRPQKLSNDIRARAILGLRNGADKAHVAARAGVSIGTITRLLLCDSKLHADWSAARNTKARAHSRSIWLQLLQSSGSLGIKWMRQLDPRTYTWLYRNDRAWLDAHKPDPLPAVQRPRPPVVDWDARDERLRGLVHEVALRLMETQGIRRIRFWQLCQQIPDLRAKQASLHRLPRTLEAIQVALAARPPSQDLFR, encoded by the coding sequence ATGCCAGAAACGGACAGTCTTTTTGCCGACTACCAGCTACTGTCATGGCTGCCTGACGAGACCTTCTTCAGCCTTGTCAGCCGCCATCACCAGCTTTGGGGACACCCCATCGCAGCGCAAACCTGCCAGCTGATCTTCAGCAGTGCACGCGCCGGTACGCACCATGATCTGCCCAACAGCCTGAGTGTTTTCGTGCAGCGAACAAATGCAATGCTTGGCGATGCCAGTTCCATCGCGAAGGAGCGGACGTTGCTGAAGTTCTACGCAGCCTTCGTCCCGACAGCCGAGACAGAAAATGCAGTTGCGTGCATGTCGAGCCCCAGCGTGGCGCATCTGAAGTTGCGCCTGGGCATTCTCACAAGCCGCTTTCGCGCCAATCATCCCCTCAAAGCCTGCCCCGAGTGCATTGAGCAAGACCTGCGCGAAACGGGGTGGACCTATTGGCATCTGAAGCACCAGCTCCCGGGTGTATGGACCTGCACAAAACACCAGCAACTGCTGCTTCAATCTGCTCTCAAGGCAAACGGGGTGGAGCGCTTTCAATGGCTTCTGCCACGCTTGAGCGAAATGCATTCTGCAGGCTTGGAGCACGGTGACGTGTCCTCGCGATTCGTGCTGCTGAGCCTGGCCGAGCTCGTTGAACACCTCGTGCAATCAAGAGCGCACCAACCTTTGCTACAGGGAGCGCTTCACGAGGTATACCGTGTAGAGCTACGGCGGCGTGGATGGCTCACTGCAGCAGGTAATCTGCGCATGGCCCAGATCGCAAAAGCCTTCCTCGGCCACTGCACGCTGCTCAGGCATATCCCGGAATTCGTGGCACTGCCTGAAGACGAAGCAAGTATGGAGACGCAGTTGGGCCGCTTGCTGCGGCCGCCTCGCTCTGGCACTCATCCGCTGAGGCATCTGTTGCTCATTCATTGGCTGTTCGGCGATGCCCAGCACTTTGAGCGTGCAATGGGATCCCCAGGAACCAACTGCCAAGCACCCCCGCAGGACAACGCTCTTCCCACATCGCCTGTCGTTGATCCGCGAATAGACCACCTGTGCCGCCTTGTCAGTAAGGAGGGGCATTCGGTGCGCGAGGCAGCAAACCTGGTCGGTATTGACCCTCAAACAGCGCTCGTTTGGGCTGCAAGGGGCGGGATAGAGGTATCACGCCGTCCCCAGAAGCTGTCGAATGACATTCGCGCCAGAGCGATCCTGGGCTTGCGCAACGGCGCTGACAAAGCGCACGTGGCTGCACGGGCAGGCGTCTCCATCGGGACCATCACTCGGCTGCTGCTTTGTGATTCAAAGCTGCATGCAGACTGGTCTGCGGCGCGAAACACAAAGGCGAGAGCCCATTCCAGGTCTATATGGCTCCAGCTTCTGCAGTCCTCCGGAAGTCTGGGCATCAAATGGATGCGCCAATTAGACCCGCGCACCTACACCTGGCTCTATCGGAATGACCGCGCTTGGCTGGATGCACACAAGCCGGATCCTCTGCCTGCTGTGCAACGGCCAAGGCCCCCTGTAGTTGATTGGGATGCCAGAGACGAGCGACTACGTGGCTTGGTGCATGAGGTAGCTCTGAGACTTATGGAGACGCAGGGCATACGGCGCATCCGCTTCTGGCAACTGTGCCAGCAGATACCAGACCTCCGAGCAAAGCAGGCGTCCCTGCACCGATTACCCCGAACGCTAGAGGCCATCCAGGTGGCGCTGGCTGCACGTCCGCCCTCCCAGGACCTTTTTCGCTGA